Proteins co-encoded in one Accipiter gentilis chromosome 33, bAccGen1.1, whole genome shotgun sequence genomic window:
- the FBXL16 gene encoding F-box/LRR-repeat protein 16 isoform X1: MSNPRNGDTKPPCLPRNGLVKIPTQPNGLGSASITKGTPAVKNRLCQPSSVPAILSPALAHRSDLPIPSLASPLSLAALAGVSSPPGASLVGLNTSEGSEQPSPERLPGSPSERQLAVDEKILNRLFWYFSACEKCVLAQVCKAWRRVLYQPKFWVGLTPVLHTKELYNILPGGEKEFVSLQGFAVRGFDGFCLVGVSDLDICEFIDNYPLSKKGVKSMSLKRSTITDAGLEVMLEQMQGVVRLELSGCNDFTEAGLWSSLNARITALSVSDCINVADDAIAAISQLLPNLTELNLQAYHVTDTALAYFTAKQGYTTHTLRLNSCWEITNHGVVNMVHSLPNLSVLSLSGCSKVTDDGVELVAENLRKLRSLDLSWCPRITDMALEYIACDLHKLEELVLDRCVRITDTGLSYLSTMSSLRSLYLRWCCQVQDFGLKHLLSMGSLRLLSLAGCPLLTTTGLSGLVQLQELEELELTNCPGATPELFKYFSQHLPCCMVIE, translated from the exons ATGTCGAACCCGAGAAACGGCGACACCAAGCCCCCATGTTTGCCCCGCAATGGACTGGTGAAGATCCCCACACAACCCAACGGCCTTGGCTCCGCCAGCATCACCAAAGGCACCCCCGCCGTGAAAAACCGCCTGTGCCAGCCTTCCTCCGTGCCTGCCATCCTCAGCCCAGCCTTAGCCCATCGCAGCGACCTGCCCATCCCCAGCCTGGCCTCCCCTCTCTCCTTGGCCGCTCTGGCCGGCGTCTCCTCCCCTCCTGGCGCTTCCTTGGTGGGACTGAACACGAGCGAAGGCTCGGAGCAGCCCTCACCAGAGCGGCTGCCCGGCTCGCCCTCGGAAAGGCAGCTGGCGGTAGACGAGAAGATCCTCAACCGCTTGTTCTGGTACTTTTCGGCATGCGAGAAGTGCGTGCTGGCGCAGGTGTGCAAGGCGTGGCGGCGGGTGCTCTACCAACCCAAGTTCTGGGTAGGCTTGACGCCCGTCCTGCACACCAAAGAGCTCTACAACATCCTGCCCGGTGGTGAGAAGGAGTTCGTTAGCCTGCAGGGCTTTGCTGTCCGTGGCTTCGACGGCTTCTGCCTCGTGGGCGTCTCCGACCTGGACATTTGTGAGTTCATTGACAACTACCCCCTCTCCAAGAAGGGGGTCAAGTCCATGAGCCTTAAGAGGTCAACCATCACGGACGCAGGGTTGGAG GTGATGCTGGAGCAGATGCAGGGAGTGGTGCGGCTGGAGCTGTCGGGCTGCAACGACTTCACGGAGGCCGGGCTGTGGTCCAGCCTCAACGCCCGCATCACGGCGCTGAGCGTCAGCGACTGCATCAACGTGGCTGACGACGCCATCGCCGCCATCTCGCAGCTCCTGCCCAACCTCACCGAGCTCAACCTGCAAGCCTACCACGTGACGGACACGGCGCTCGCCTACTTCACCGCCAAGCAAGGCTACACCACCCACACCCTCCGCCTCAACTCCTGCTGGGAGATCACCAACCACGGCGTGGTCAACATGGTCCACAGCCTGCCCAACCTGAGCGTCCTCAGCCTCTCGGGCTGCTCCAAGGTGACGGATGACGGTGTGGAGCTGGTGGCTGAGAACCTGCGGAAGCTGCGCAGCCTTGACCTCTCGTGGTGCCCTCGCATCACCGACATGGCCCTGGAGTACATCGCCTGTGACCTGCACAAGCTGGAGGAGCTGGTGCTCGACAG GTGTGTGCGGATCACCGACACCGGCCTCAGCTACCTGTCCACCATGTCATCTCTGCGGAGCCTCTACCTGCGCTGGTGCTGCCAG gtgcAGGATTTTGGCCTGAAGCATCTCCTGAGCATGGGCAGCCTGCGCCTCCTCTCGCTGGCCG GCTGCCCCTTGCTGACCACCACGGGGCTATCGGGGCTggtgcagctgcaggagctggaggagctggagctcaCCAActgccccggggccaccccagagCTCTTCAAGTACTTCTCCCAGCACCTCCCGTGCTGCATGGTGATCGAGTAG
- the FBXL16 gene encoding F-box/LRR-repeat protein 16 isoform X2, which yields MSNPRNGDTKPPCLPRNGLVKIPTQPNGLGSASITKGTPAVKNRLCQPSSVPAILSPALAHRSDLPIPSLASPLSLAALAGVSSPPGASLVGLNTSEGSEQPSPERLPGSPSERQLAVDEKILNRLFWYFSACEKCVLAQVCKAWRRVLYQPKFWVGLTPVLHTKELYNILPGGEKEFVSLQGFAVRGFDGFCLVGVSDLDICEFIDNYPLSKKGVKSMSLKRSTITDAGLEVMLEQMQGVVRLELSGCNDFTEAGLWSSLNARITALSVSDCINVADDAIAAISQLLPNLTELNLQAYHVTDTALAYFTAKQGYTTHTLRLNSCWEITNHGVVNMVHSLPNLSVLSLSGCSKVTDDGVELVAENLRKLRSLDLSWCPRITDMALEYIACDLHKLEELVLDRCVRITDTGLSYLSTMSSLRSLYLRWCCQAAPC from the exons ATGTCGAACCCGAGAAACGGCGACACCAAGCCCCCATGTTTGCCCCGCAATGGACTGGTGAAGATCCCCACACAACCCAACGGCCTTGGCTCCGCCAGCATCACCAAAGGCACCCCCGCCGTGAAAAACCGCCTGTGCCAGCCTTCCTCCGTGCCTGCCATCCTCAGCCCAGCCTTAGCCCATCGCAGCGACCTGCCCATCCCCAGCCTGGCCTCCCCTCTCTCCTTGGCCGCTCTGGCCGGCGTCTCCTCCCCTCCTGGCGCTTCCTTGGTGGGACTGAACACGAGCGAAGGCTCGGAGCAGCCCTCACCAGAGCGGCTGCCCGGCTCGCCCTCGGAAAGGCAGCTGGCGGTAGACGAGAAGATCCTCAACCGCTTGTTCTGGTACTTTTCGGCATGCGAGAAGTGCGTGCTGGCGCAGGTGTGCAAGGCGTGGCGGCGGGTGCTCTACCAACCCAAGTTCTGGGTAGGCTTGACGCCCGTCCTGCACACCAAAGAGCTCTACAACATCCTGCCCGGTGGTGAGAAGGAGTTCGTTAGCCTGCAGGGCTTTGCTGTCCGTGGCTTCGACGGCTTCTGCCTCGTGGGCGTCTCCGACCTGGACATTTGTGAGTTCATTGACAACTACCCCCTCTCCAAGAAGGGGGTCAAGTCCATGAGCCTTAAGAGGTCAACCATCACGGACGCAGGGTTGGAG GTGATGCTGGAGCAGATGCAGGGAGTGGTGCGGCTGGAGCTGTCGGGCTGCAACGACTTCACGGAGGCCGGGCTGTGGTCCAGCCTCAACGCCCGCATCACGGCGCTGAGCGTCAGCGACTGCATCAACGTGGCTGACGACGCCATCGCCGCCATCTCGCAGCTCCTGCCCAACCTCACCGAGCTCAACCTGCAAGCCTACCACGTGACGGACACGGCGCTCGCCTACTTCACCGCCAAGCAAGGCTACACCACCCACACCCTCCGCCTCAACTCCTGCTGGGAGATCACCAACCACGGCGTGGTCAACATGGTCCACAGCCTGCCCAACCTGAGCGTCCTCAGCCTCTCGGGCTGCTCCAAGGTGACGGATGACGGTGTGGAGCTGGTGGCTGAGAACCTGCGGAAGCTGCGCAGCCTTGACCTCTCGTGGTGCCCTCGCATCACCGACATGGCCCTGGAGTACATCGCCTGTGACCTGCACAAGCTGGAGGAGCTGGTGCTCGACAG GTGTGTGCGGATCACCGACACCGGCCTCAGCTACCTGTCCACCATGTCATCTCTGCGGAGCCTCTACCTGCGCTGGTGCTGCCAG GCTGCCCCTTGCTGA